One part of the Tachysurus fulvidraco isolate hzauxx_2018 chromosome 23, HZAU_PFXX_2.0, whole genome shotgun sequence genome encodes these proteins:
- the cnga1b gene encoding LOW QUALITY PROTEIN: cyclic nucleotide-gated channel rod photoreceptor subunit alpha (The sequence of the model RefSeq protein was modified relative to this genomic sequence to represent the inferred CDS: substituted 1 base at 1 genomic stop codon) yields the protein MDRWLSQSAAMSNSVKPLIPPIILLEGVEEVTVSNTEDTTXAIHPSYGSNVNNSNNNEEEDKKEKKKKEKKEKKEKKEKKEKKEKREKKKAKEQEEKEKEKEKEKAKKEEPKEIYVIDPAGNTYYNWLFVITCPVMYNWVLIIARACFEELQHDYLLLWFITDFLADLVYLADMVFRTRTGYLEQGLLVKDEQKLRARYMESVQFKLDLISMIPTDLCYFFVGLNYPEIRMNKLFRVNRLFEFFQRTETRTNFPNVFRISNLVMYIVIIIHWNACLYYSFSKAIGFGADRFVYPDIRDPEFGRLARKYAYSMYWSTLTLTTIGETPPPEKDSEYFFVVTDFLVGVLIFATIVGNVGSMITNMNAARADFQARIDAIKQYMSFRNVTKDLEKRVIKWFDYLWTNKKAVDEREVLKYLPDKLRAEIAINVHLDTLKKVRIFADCEAGLLVELVLKLQPQVYSPGDYICKKGDIGREMYIIKEGKLAVVADDGITQFVVLSDGSYFGEISILNIKGSKAGNRRTANIRSIGYSDLFCLSKDDLMEALTEYPDAKAMLEEKGRQILMKDNLLDLEVARQGPDPKDMEEKVIKIGTVLDDMQTRFSRLLAQHEATQSRLKRRVTKLESKIPTATGVTFTEMTKTEPVVLPPPEKEEKISEEKKAEK from the exons ATGGATAGGTGGCTCAGCCAATCAGCTGCCATGTCGAATAGCGTAAAGCCACTCATACCTCCCATAATCCTCCTGGAGGGGGTGGAGGAGGTTACCGTGAGCAACACAGAGGACACGACGTGAGCAATACATCCATCTTATGGCTC CAACGTCAACAACAGTAACAACAATGAAGA AGAGgacaagaaagagaaaaagaagaaagaaaagaaagagaaaaaaga gaaaaaagaaaagaaagaaaagaaggaaaagagggaaaagaaaaaggccAAAGAGcaagaggagaaagaaaaggagaaggagaaagagaaagcaaagaaagagga GCCAAAGGAGATTTACGTCATAGATCCTGCAGGAAACACCTACTACAACTGGCTGTTCGTCATCACCTGTCCTGTCATGTATAACTGGGTCCTGATCATCGCCAG AGCCTGTTTTGAGGAGTTACAGCACgattatttgttattatggTTCATCACTGATTTTCTAGCAGACCTGGTTTACCTGGCAGACATGGTGTTCAGGACAAGAACAG GGTATCTGGAGCAGGGTCTGCTGGTCAAAGACGAACAAAAGCTTCGAGCCCGATATATGGAGAGTGTCCAGTTTAAGCTGGACCTCATTTCTATGATTCCCACAGAcctttgttacttttttgtTGGTCTGAACTACCCAGAGATCCGCATGAACAAGCTCTTCCGGGTCAACCGCCTCTTTGAGTTTTTCCAGCGTACTGAAACGAGGACCAACTTTCCCAATGTCTTCCGAATCTCCAACCTTGTCATGTACATTGTCATTATCATCCACTGGAATGCTTGCCTTTACTACTCATTCTCCAAGGCTATCGGTTTTGGAGCTGATAGATTTGTCTATCCAGACATTAGGGACCCAGAATTTGGCCGTTTGGCGAGGAAATATGCATACAGCATGTACTGGTCCACTCTCACCTTGACCACCATTGGTGAAACTCCACCTCCTGAGAAGGATTCTGAGTACTTTTTTGTGGTTACGGACTTCCTAGTGGGAGTTTTGATCTTTGCTACAATCGTTGGTAATGTGGGTTCCATGATCACAAACATGAATGCAGCAAGAGCAGATTTTCAAGCCCGAATTGACGCCATCAAGCAGTACATGAGCTTTCGTAATGTGACCAAGGATCTGGAGAAGCGTGTCATAAAATGGTTTGATTACCTCTGGACCAATAAGAAGGCTGTAGATGAGAGGGAAGTGCTCAAATACCTTCCAGACAAGTTAAGAGCAGAAATCGCCATCAATGTGCACCTGGACACTCTTAAGAAAGTGAGAATCTTTGCTGATTGTGAGGCCGGACTTCTGGTCGAACTTGTGCTGAAGCTCCAGCCGCAAGTTTACAGTCCTGGTGATTACATTTGCAAAAAAGGTGATATTGGCCGTGAAATGTACATCATTAAAGAAGGAAAGCTTGCTGTGGTAGCTGATGATGGCATCACACAATTTGTTGTCCTCAGTGATGGAAGCTACTTTGGCGAGATCAGCATCCTCAATATCAAAGGCAGCAAAGCTGGAAACCGAAGAACGGCCAACATTCGCAGCATCGGATACTCTGATTTGTTCTGCCTTTCCAAGGATGACTTGATGGAGGCACTGACCGAATATCCAGATGCAAAGGCAATGTTGGAGGAGAAGGGACGCCAGATCCTCATGAAG GACAACTTGCTGGATCTTGAGGTGGCAAGACAGGGACCAGACCCCAAGGACATGGAGGAGAAAGTGATAAAAATCGGCACAGTATTGGACGACATGCAGACACGTTTCTCCCGTTTACTTGCTCAACACGAGGCCACGCAGAGCCGCTTGAAGAGACGTGTCACCAAACTGGAGAGCAAAATCCCAACCGCCACTGGGGTCACATTCACTGAGATGACCAAGACCGAGCCGGTGGTTCTGCCTCCTCctgagaaagaggagaaaataTCAGAGGAGAAGAAAGCCGAAAAGTAA